A single genomic interval of Prunus dulcis chromosome 5, ALMONDv2, whole genome shotgun sequence harbors:
- the LOC117628470 gene encoding uncharacterized protein LOC117628470 → MEAKAFCSSVRGAPLRGRRENYASSFSPLLIQSMATQKPIPSVNKTASSKKNSTKPPVKLLTRVEQLKLLTKAEKAGLLSAAEKSGLSLSSIEKLGLLSKAEEFGVLSAATDPGTPGALFTLSLILLLLGPFVVYLVPEDYPLEIGVQAFVALLSVVGGSAAFAASNFVSNLQKSS, encoded by the exons atGGAGGCCAAAGCATTTTGTAGCAGCGTGAGAGGTGCGCCATTGAGAGGCAGAAGAGAGAATtatgcttcttctttctcaccCCTTCTCATCCAATCCATGGCTACCCAGAAGCCCATTCCTTCTGTTAACAAAACAGCTAGCTCCAAGAAG AATTCAACTAAACCACCAGTTAAGCTACTAACAAGGGTCGAGCAACTGAAGCTACTGACCAAAGCAGAGAAAGCCGGCCTGCTATCGGCGGCAGAGAAGTCCGGGCTCTCGCTGTCGAGCATAGAGAAACTGGGTCTGCTCTCCAAGGCGGAGGAATTCGGAGTTCTATCGGCAGCCACTGACCCGGGAACTCCGGGGGCATTGTTCACTCTGAGCTTAATATTGCTGCTTTTGGGTCCATTTGTAGTCTATCTTGTGCCTGAGGATTATCCTTTGGAGATAGGGGTACAGGCTTTTGTTGCTTTGCTTTCAGTGGTGGGTGGTTCTGCAGCTTTTGCTGCTTCAAATtttgtatccaacttgcagaagtcaagttga
- the LOC117629331 gene encoding uncharacterized protein LOC117629331 yields MAKPVSTATSSIAQTLKRYLKKPWEITGPCADPEYKLAVPGALEYRLECPASTQVKACVPTSNPETVYDIKYYARDQRRNRPPIRRTVLKKADVEKLMKEKKTFDVSDFPPVFLTDVVEEDCNARGGGYQK; encoded by the coding sequence ATGGCGAAGCCGGTGTCCACCGCCACCTCATCCATTGCCCAAACCCTAAAGCGGTACCTGAAGAAACCGTGGGAGATAACGGGTCCATGCGCGGACCCGGAGTACAAGCTCGCCGTACCCGGCGCGCTCGAGTACCGGCTCGAATGCCCGGCTTCGACCCAGGTCAAGGCCTGCGTGCCCACATCCAACCCGGAAACCGTATACGATATCAAGTACTACGCCCGGGACCAGAGGCGCAATCGGCCCCCCATTAGACGCACCGTTTTGAAGAAGGCTGATGTCGAGAAGCtaatgaaggagaagaagaccTTCGACGTCTCAGATTTCCCTCCGGTTTTCTTGACCGATGTTGTTGAAGAAGACTGCAACGCCCGAGGCGGAGGCTACCAGAAATGA
- the LOC117628464 gene encoding nuclear transport factor 2 isoform X1 has translation MQEASPASAPSAQLVGNAFVEQYYHILHESPQLVHRFYQDSSSLSRTDVNGNMATVTTMQAISQKIQSLNYGDYTAEIKTADSQESYEKGVIVLVTGCLTGKDNVGRKFAQTFFLAPQEKGYYVLNDVFRYIEDNESLQTNSVLLNGINESAPEAILTAEPEPTHTPDHLVVDHATSFEEEDLNNGPEVCDPSDNDEGSVIEEEIVEPPAHSSQNQGLADVDPTPDPAPETQEDVPKKSYASIVKVMKSNAASSPVRVLTTRTVRTISANTDHQSLGYAKPAPVPVASAPSGDAAPESSNAHEEAEGHSIHVRNLPYDATVEQLEKEFKKFGPIKRDGIQVRSSKQGFCFGFVEFETLSSMQSALEASPITIGDRPAVIEEKRTTTRVSSGGRGRFSSGRAGFRSDTFRGRGNYGGGRSYGRNEFRNQGEFSGRARGSAGRNGEGYQRVNLNGRGGGRQGAANRNSVPA, from the exons ATGCAGGAAGCATCTCCTGCCTCTGCTCCCAGTGCCCAACTTGTTGGCAATGCCTTTGTGGAGCAATATTACCATATTCTTCATGAATCTCCACAATTAGTGCATAGGTTTTATCAGGATTCCAGCTCTCTTAGCAGGACAGATGTCAATGGCAATATGGCAACAGTGACAACTATGCAA GCAATAAGTCAAAAAATTCAGTCCTTAAATTATGGAGACTATACGGCAGAAATAAAAACTGCAGATTCTCAGGAGTCTTATGAGAAAGGAGTGATTGTTCTCGTCACCGGATGCTTGACTGGAAAGGACAATGTGGGAAGAAAATTTGCCCAAACATTCTTTCTAGCTCCACAGGAGAAGGGGTATTATGTCTTAAATGATGTTTTTAGGTATATTGAGGACAATGAATCTTTGCAGACCAATAGTGTCTTGCTTAACGGTATCAATGAAAGTGCTCCAGAAGCTATCTTGACAGCAGAACCAG AGCCTACTCACACTCCTGATCATCTTGTGGTGGATCATGCAACTTCCTTTGAGGAAGAGGATCTCAATAATGGTCCCGAAGTTTGTGATCCTTCAGATAATGATGAAGGATCAGTTATTGAAGAAGAGATTGTGGAGCCCCCAGCTCACTCAAGTCAGAATCAAGGTCTTGCAGATGTTGATCCAACCCCTGATCCTGCCCCTGAAACCCAGGAGGATGTTCCAAAGAAATCATATGCATCAATT GTGAAGGTAATGAAAAGTAATGCTGCATCCAGTCCTGTCCGTGTGCTTACTACCCGCACTGTGAGGACAATATCTGCAAACACTGACCATCAATCCCTTGGTTATGCAAAACCAGCTCCAGTACCAGTGGCATCAGCTCCTAGTGGTGATGCTGCCCCTGAAAGCAGCAATGCTCATGAGGAAG CAGAAGGTCACTCCATACATGTACGGAATTTGCCATATGATGCAACAGTGGAACAACTTGAGAAGGAGTTTAAGAAATTTGGGCCTATTAAGCGTGATGGGATCCAAGTCAGGAGTAGTAAG CAAGGATTCTGCTTTGGCTTTGTTGAATTTGAGACTTTGAGTTCCATGCAAAGTGCACTTGAG GCTTCACCTATCACCATCGGGGACCGCCCGGCAGTGATCGAGGAAAAGAGAACCACAACTCGAG TTAGCAGTGGCGGGAGAGGAAGGTTCTCTTCAGGAAGAGCTGGCTTTCGGAGTGACACTTTCAGGGGTCGTGGGAACTATGGTGGTGGCCGTAGCTATGGCAGGAATGAATTCAGAAACCAGGGTGAGTTTTCTGGGCGAGCCAGGGGTTCAGCTGGACGAAATGGAGAGGGTTATCAGCGGGTGAATCTGAATGGAAGGGGTGGTGGACGTCAAGGTGCGGCAAACCGCAATTCTGTTCCTGCTTGA
- the LOC117628472 gene encoding ninja-family protein 6-like, with protein MAEANKDQVSQPNNNAMQNNNADSVNPKLNLGLSLGEIYTENPNENALARSSTMAGFLKPKTTPEEERVAAPLPSVQLPRSSSVPEWIGQRMIRHKDILALRRMERKKRLAKKLRKEELAASLREKTSAAAAQASQPPEANATGPLSTVFKFELKAEGYVKWNSI; from the coding sequence ATGGCTGAGGCAAACAAAGACCAGGTTTCCCAACCCAACAACAACGCCATGCAAAACAACAACGCCGATTCTGTGAACCCAAAACTCAACCTGGGGCTCTCTCTTGGAGAAATCTACACTGAAAATCCCAACGAGAACGCTCTGGCTCGGTCTTCAACGATGGCTGGATTCTTAAAACCCAAAACGACGCCGGAGGAGGAAAGGGTGGCTGCTCCTCTTCCTTCAGTGCAGCTACCAAGGTCAAGCTCTGTTCCGGAATGGATAGGGCAGCGGATGATTAGGCACAAGGACATACTGGCGTTGAGAAGAatggagagaaagaagaggtTGGCAAAGAAGCTGAGGAAAGAAGAATTAGCTGCTTCTTTGCGAGAGAAGACTAGCGCTGCGGCAGCACAGGCATCGCAGCCGCCTGAAGCCAACGCCACCGGGCCCTTGAGCACCGTTTTTAAGTTCGAACTCAAAGCAGAGGGATATGTGAAGTGGAATAGCATTTAA
- the LOC117628466 gene encoding uncharacterized protein LOC117628466 — protein sequence MASADEGKRLSPPSSSPLSTSSDFVHAAATESPAESTTGQRKQDEEDNAIRILELGGISSNNVMRTSSATTLGEVDQLNALRTDSATTLGEANASSSRGENFSHSLSDCSETTDFGLGTNATSMSQEGSTGHTKLVDSQEGSDYADEDFLGASMPRNEQPGDGLEAPPSQPAVDDLASATTESPPTQVMERPGDPSSYRIPDYVFARNKSTAPLEWSTASNESLFSIQMGNMSFTKDQFPWLGKSGELGLPGEVSMPMPSGSNLSNIDFSSNQPPSKQSAAENSQESGNLEEEVEPSPRVTEAKSAATMREVIRENAENHEKANDSVAEGNYHSACLSHASDGSTRSFAFPILAGEGDVSCSLRGDAMKQRQHSPSKPKSKRESRPQTPKESPNGSSPQTPKPTPNGGKCRWGLSCFSCCPSCCS from the exons ATGGCATCTGCAGATGAGGGAAAAAGGTTAAGCCCCCCCTCCTCCTCCCCACTGTCAACATCTTCAGACTTTGTCCATGCAGCAGCCACAGAATCCCCTGCTGAAAGCACAACCGGCCAGAGAAAACAGGACGAGGAGGACAATGCCATAAGAATTTTGGAGCTGGGCGGAATCAGTAGCAATAATGTTATGAGGACAAGCTCTGCTACAACTCTTGGTGAAGTTGATCAGTTGAATGCTTTGAGGACAGATTCTGCTACCACTCTAGGTGAAGCTAACGCTTCTAGCTCCAGAGGAGAAAATTTTAGTCACTCTCTATCTGATTGTTCTGAAACCACCGACTTTGGATTGGGCACAAATGCAACCAGTATGTCCCAAGAAGGTTCCACTGGGCATACAAAACTTGTGGACTCTCAGGAAGGTTCAGATTATGCTGATGAGGATTTTCTAGGAGCCTCAATGCCGAGGAACGAGCAACCTGGTGATGGATTAGAAGCACCACCTTCTCAGCCAGCGGTTGATGATCTAGCATCAGCAACAACAGAATCTCCTCCTACGCAGGTGATGGAGCGACCCGGTGACCCTTCTTCATATAGGATCCCTGACTATGTGTTTGCTAGGAACAAATCCACAGCCCCATTGGAGTGGAGCACTGCATCCAATGAATCCTTGTTCAGCATTCAGATGGGGAATATGAGTTTCACCAAAGACCAGTTTCCTTGGTTGGGCAAATCTGGTGAGCTGGGTTTGCCTGGTGAAGTGAGCATGCCTATGCCTAGTGGTAGCAACCTCAGTAATATTGATTTCTCAAGCAACCAGCCTCCATCTAAGCAGTCTGCTGCTGAGAATTCCCAGGAAAGTGGCAATTTGGAGGAGGAAGTTGAACCAAGCCCAAGAGTAACTGAAGCAAAATCTGCAGCAACCATGAGAGAGGTTATAAGGGAAAATGCAGAAAATCATGAGAAAGCAAATGACTCTGTTGCTGAGGGAAACTATCATTCAGCTTGCCTCTCTCATGCTTCAGATGGAAGCACAAGATcttttgcatttccaat ATTGGCAGGGGAGGGAGACGTAAGCTGTTCACTGAGGGGAGATGCAATGAAACAAAGGCAACATTCGCCGTCAAAACCAAAGTCGAAAAGAGAATCGCGGCCACAAACACCTAAAGAAAGTCCAAATGGATCATCACCTCAGACCCCAAAACCAACCCCAAATGGAGGAAAGTGCAGATGGGGGCTGTCCTGCTTCTCTTGTTGCCCATCATGCTGTTCTTGA
- the LOC117629132 gene encoding ninja-family protein AFP3-like, with protein MNLCKFHAGAGCFETFPSGGDIKPVVTSSKVATLEHVNPAHNAMENPSKAAKFSNAVVQKEELTSKMPSVRTFGADGRKTEGVLYKYRQGQVGILCACHGSFLSPAEFVKHAGGNEVANPLRHIIICSTPSDD; from the coding sequence ATGAACTTGTGTAAATTCCATGCAGGAGCAGGATGTTTTGAGACATTCCCTTCCGGTGGTGACATCAAGCCGGTGGTCACCTCTTCAAAAGTGGCCACTTTAGAACATGTCAACCCTGCACACAATGCCATGGAAAATCCCTCAAAGGCGGCTAAATTTTCCAATGCTGTTGTGCAGAAGGAGGAGCTGACATCCAAAATGCCTTCTGTGAGAACCTTCGGAGCAGATGGGAGGAAGACCGAGGGGGTTCTGTACAAGTATAGACAAGGCCAGGTCGGCATTTTGTGTGCTTGCCATGGCAGTTTTCTCTCCCCAGCCGAATTTGTCAAGCATGCTGGTGGAAATGAAGTGGCAAACCCCCTGAGGCACATCATTATCTGCTCAACTCCATCTGATGATTAG
- the LOC117628464 gene encoding nuclear transport factor 2 isoform X2 — MQEASPASAPSAQLVGNAFVEQYYHILHESPQLVHRFYQDSSSLSRTDVNGNMATVTTMQAISQKIQSLNYGDYTAEIKTADSQESYEKGVIVLVTGCLTGKDNVGRKFAQTFFLAPQEKGYYVLNDVFRYIEDNESLQTNSVLLNGINESAPEAILTAEPEPTHTPDHLVVDHATSFEEEDLNNGPEVCDPSDNDEGSVIEEEIVEPPAHSSQNQGLADVDPTPDPAPETQEDVPKKSYASIVKVMKSNAASSPVRVLTTRTVRTISANTDHQSLGYAKPAPVPVASAPSGDAAPESSNAHEEEGHSIHVRNLPYDATVEQLEKEFKKFGPIKRDGIQVRSSKQGFCFGFVEFETLSSMQSALEASPITIGDRPAVIEEKRTTTRVSSGGRGRFSSGRAGFRSDTFRGRGNYGGGRSYGRNEFRNQGEFSGRARGSAGRNGEGYQRVNLNGRGGGRQGAANRNSVPA; from the exons ATGCAGGAAGCATCTCCTGCCTCTGCTCCCAGTGCCCAACTTGTTGGCAATGCCTTTGTGGAGCAATATTACCATATTCTTCATGAATCTCCACAATTAGTGCATAGGTTTTATCAGGATTCCAGCTCTCTTAGCAGGACAGATGTCAATGGCAATATGGCAACAGTGACAACTATGCAA GCAATAAGTCAAAAAATTCAGTCCTTAAATTATGGAGACTATACGGCAGAAATAAAAACTGCAGATTCTCAGGAGTCTTATGAGAAAGGAGTGATTGTTCTCGTCACCGGATGCTTGACTGGAAAGGACAATGTGGGAAGAAAATTTGCCCAAACATTCTTTCTAGCTCCACAGGAGAAGGGGTATTATGTCTTAAATGATGTTTTTAGGTATATTGAGGACAATGAATCTTTGCAGACCAATAGTGTCTTGCTTAACGGTATCAATGAAAGTGCTCCAGAAGCTATCTTGACAGCAGAACCAG AGCCTACTCACACTCCTGATCATCTTGTGGTGGATCATGCAACTTCCTTTGAGGAAGAGGATCTCAATAATGGTCCCGAAGTTTGTGATCCTTCAGATAATGATGAAGGATCAGTTATTGAAGAAGAGATTGTGGAGCCCCCAGCTCACTCAAGTCAGAATCAAGGTCTTGCAGATGTTGATCCAACCCCTGATCCTGCCCCTGAAACCCAGGAGGATGTTCCAAAGAAATCATATGCATCAATT GTGAAGGTAATGAAAAGTAATGCTGCATCCAGTCCTGTCCGTGTGCTTACTACCCGCACTGTGAGGACAATATCTGCAAACACTGACCATCAATCCCTTGGTTATGCAAAACCAGCTCCAGTACCAGTGGCATCAGCTCCTAGTGGTGATGCTGCCCCTGAAAGCAGCAATGCTCATGAGGAAG AAGGTCACTCCATACATGTACGGAATTTGCCATATGATGCAACAGTGGAACAACTTGAGAAGGAGTTTAAGAAATTTGGGCCTATTAAGCGTGATGGGATCCAAGTCAGGAGTAGTAAG CAAGGATTCTGCTTTGGCTTTGTTGAATTTGAGACTTTGAGTTCCATGCAAAGTGCACTTGAG GCTTCACCTATCACCATCGGGGACCGCCCGGCAGTGATCGAGGAAAAGAGAACCACAACTCGAG TTAGCAGTGGCGGGAGAGGAAGGTTCTCTTCAGGAAGAGCTGGCTTTCGGAGTGACACTTTCAGGGGTCGTGGGAACTATGGTGGTGGCCGTAGCTATGGCAGGAATGAATTCAGAAACCAGGGTGAGTTTTCTGGGCGAGCCAGGGGTTCAGCTGGACGAAATGGAGAGGGTTATCAGCGGGTGAATCTGAATGGAAGGGGTGGTGGACGTCAAGGTGCGGCAAACCGCAATTCTGTTCCTGCTTGA
- the LOC117628473 gene encoding mitochondrial import receptor subunit TOM5 homolog → MADFPISLDKAKYFLQSQYHDEEKWALNMKLLRAAGLFAGSILLMRSYGDLMAI, encoded by the exons ATGGCGGACTTCCCGATCTCACTGGACAAGGCGAAATACTTCTTGCAGTCCCAGTATCATGACGAGGAAAAGTGGGCCCTTAACATG AAATTGCTGCGTGCTGCAGGTCTGTTTGCAGGATCAATTCTTTTAATGCGGAGTTACGGTGATCTGATGGCCATATGA
- the LOC117628467 gene encoding glycerophosphodiester phosphodiesterase GDPD6 yields the protein MASSHCFAPFVFLLLLVGCSGRPFYPLPSKLADGDRQPLQTSRPYNIAHRGSNGEIPEETAAAYVRAIEEGADFIETDILSSKDGVLICFHDVTLDETTDVAEHKEFSNRKRTYEVQGVNTTGFFTVDFTLEELKSLRVKQRYPFRDQQYNGKYTIITFEEFIAIALDAPRVVGIYPEIKNPVLINQHVKWADGKRFEDRFVETLKKYGYKGSYMSKDWLKQPAFIQSFAPTSLIYVSNLTDLPKIFLIDDITVPTQDTNQSYWEITSDAYLDFIKDYVVGIGPWKDTVVPVVNNYLQTPTDLVSRAHAHDLQVHPYTYRNENSFLHFNFHQDPYAEYDYWVNEIGVDGLFTDFTGSLHNYQEWNSFKESDDKNASNLLHKIASMVSSYGRA from the exons ATGGCTTCCTCACACT GTTTTGCTCCTTTTGTGTTCCTACTGCTCCTTGTTGGGTGTTCCGGGAGGCCATTTTATCCACTTCCTAGTAAATTAGCTGATGGCGATAGACAGCCTCTGCAAACTTCTCGACCATACAACATTGCTCATCGAGGTTCAAACGGAGAGATTCCTGAAGAAACTGCTGCTGCATACGTG AGAGCTATTGAAGAGGGTGCAGACTTCATTGAAACAGATATCCTATCTTCTAAAGATGGTGTTCTCATATGCTTTCATGATGTGACCCTTGATGAGACAACTGATGTTGCAGAACACAAGGAATTTTCAAATCGTAAAAGGACCTATGAGGTTCAAGGGGTCAACACTACTGGTTTTTTCACTG TTGATTTTACACTAGAAGAACTGAAGTCATTACGAGTGAAGCAGAGGTATCCATTTCGGGATCAACAATATAATG GAAAATATACTATTATCACTTTTGAAGAGTTCATTGCAATCGCATTGGACGCACCCAGGGTCGTTGGAATATATCCAGAGATTAAAAATCCAGTATTGATCAACCAGCAT GTGAAGTGGGCAGATGGCAAGAGATTTGAGGACAGGTTTGTGGAGACACTTAAGAAGTACGGATACAAGGGTTCATACATGTCAAAAGATTGGTTAAAACAACCTGCATTTATCCAATCATTCGCTCCAACTTCACTTATATACGTATCAAATCTGACAGACTTGCCCAAGATCTTCTTAATTGACGATATCACAGTTCCAACTCAAGACACTAATCAG TCCTATTGGGAAATTACTTCCGATGCCTACCTCGACTTCATTAAAGATTATGTGGTGGGCATTGGACCATGGAAGGATACTGTGGTTCCTGTAGTAAACAATTATTTGCAAACACCTACTGATCTGGTCTCCAGAGCCCATGCTCATGACCTACAG GTGCACCCATATACATACCGAAATGAGAACTCGTTCCTGCACTTTAACTTTCATCAAGATCCGTATGCGGAGTATGATTATTGGGTTAATGAGATAGGTGTTGATGGACTTTTTACAGACTTTACAGGCAGCCTGCATAATTATCAAGAGTGGAACTCCTTTAAGGAAAGTGATGACAAGAATGCATCAAACTTACTGCATAAAATTGCGTCAATGGTCTCTTCCTATGGAAGGGCATGA
- the LOC117628463 gene encoding replication protein A 70 kDa DNA-binding subunit B, whose amino-acid sequence MAKLGPTPDAISTILACPDPSGSVERPDIVIQVLDLGPRGITYKFTASDGKMKLKGMFSSQLASQITSGNIQNLGLVRILDYAVNEIPGMSENYVLVKQCEVVSPALETEIKNEVKSEVKSGEVGIILKPKQEMVSKSASQIVHEQNGNMAPAARMAMTRRVHPLVSLNPYQGNWTIKVRVTNKGTMRTYKNARGEGCVFNVELTDEEGTQIQATMFNEAAKKFFEKFELGKVYYISKGSLRVANKQFKTVQNDYEMNLNENSEVEEAINEAAFVPETKFNFVPVDMLGPHVNGKELVDVIGVVQSVSPTMSIRRKSNNESIPKRDITIADETKKTVVVSLWGELATSVGQELLDIADQSPIVAIKSLKVGDFQGVSLSTLSRSTVVVNPELPEAKRLRSWYDSEGKGASLASVGNGMSPLAKSGARSMYSDRVSLSHISDDPSLGEDKPVFFSVKAFISSIRPDQALWYRACKTCNKKVTEAIGSGYWCEACQKNDEECSLRYILVARVTDASGEAYLSLFNEEAERVIGCSADELDKLKSQEGEENVYQLKLKQATWVPHLFRVSVSQNEYNNEKRKRITARAVAPVDFAAESKFLLEEISKMKASQ is encoded by the exons ATGGCGAAGCTAGGACCAACCCCAGATGCGATTTCGACCATTTTGGCCTGTCCGGATCCGAGTGGGTCGGTTGAGCGGCCCGATATCGTGATCCAGGTCCTCGATCTCGGTCCCAGGGGCATTACTTACAA GTTTACTGCTAGTGATGGAAAGATGAAGCTGAAGGGGATGTTCTCCTCCCAGCTGGCTTCCCAGATTACCTCTGGGAACATTCAGAACCTGGGTCTCGTTCGCATTCTGGATTATGCTGTTAATGAGATTCCTGGCATGTCTGAAAA CTATGTGCTTGTAAAACAATGCGAGGTGGTCTCACCTGCACTTGAGACGGAGATAAAAAATGAGGTCAAAAGTGAGGTGAAAAGTGGAGAAGTTGGCATTATTTTGAAACCCAAGCAAGAAATGGTTTCCAAATCAGCTTCTCAAATTGTGCATGAGCAGAATGGAAA TATGGCCCCGGCTGCGAGAATGGCCATGACCCGGAGGGTGCATCCGCTTGTTTCCTTGAATCCTTACCAAGGAAATTGGACCATAAAGGTTCGTGTTACAAACAAGGGTACTATGCGTACCTACAAGAATGCTAGAGGTGAAGGCTGTGTCTTCAATGTGGAGTTAACAGATGAAGAA GGCACACAAATTCAAGCAACAATGTTTAATGAAGCTGCAAAGAAGTTCTTTGAGAAGTTTGAATTAGGGAAGGTTTATTACATTTCAAAGGGATCTCTAAGGGTTGCTAACAAGCAGTTTAAGACAGTGCAAAATGATTATGAAATGAATTTAAATGAGAATTCTGAGGTTGAAGAAGCTATCAATGAAGCAGCTTTTGTTCCTgaaacaaaattcaattttgttcCAGTTGATATGTTAGGTCCCCATGTTAATGGGAAGGAGCTCGTGG ATGTCATTGGAGTTGTTCAAAGTGTGTCTCCTACAATGAGCATCAGAAGGAAGAGCAACAATGAGAGTATTCCAAAGCGTGATATTACCATTGCTGATGAAAC GAAAAAGACAGTTGTGGTTTCTCTGTGGGGTGAGCTTGCAACTAGTGTAGGCCAGGAACTGCTTGACATTGCCGATCAATCTCCCATAGTTGCTATCAAGTCCCTCAAAGTTGGAGACTTCCAAG GTGTGTCATTGTCAACACTCAGCAGGAGCACAGTAGTAGTCAATCCTGAATTACCTGAAGCAAAGAGGTTGAGGTCCTG GTATGATTCTGAAGGTAAAGGGGCTTCATTGGCCTCTGTTGGCAATGGTATGAGCCCTTTAGCCAAGAGTGGAGCAAGGTCCATGTACTCTGACAGAGTCTCCTTGTCTCATATATCTGATGACCCATCCTTGGGTGAGGATAAG CCTGTGTTTTTCAGTGTTAAAGCGTTTATAAGTTCCATCAGGCCTGATCAGGCACTGTGGTACCGTGCTTGCAAAACTTGCAACAAGAAAGTAACTGAAGCTATTGGGTCTGGTTATTGGTGTGAAGCGTGCCAGAAAAATGATGAAGAATGCAGTTTAAG GTATATATTAGTTGCAAGAGTCACTGACGCAAGTGGGGAAGCATATCTTTCTCTATTTAATGAAGAAGCAGAGAGGGTTATTGGGTGCTCTGCAGATGAGCTGGACAAATTGAAATCACAG GAGGGAGAAGAGAACGTATACCAACTGAAGCTGAAACAAGCTACTTGGGTTCCTCATCTTTTTAGGGTCAGTGTTTCTCAGAATGAGTACAATAAcgagaagaggaaaaggatAACTGCCAGGGCAGTTGCTCCTGTTGATTTTGCTGCTGAATCAAAGTTTTTGCTAGAAGAGATATCAAAGATGAAAGCTTCCCAATAG